One window from the genome of Desulfuromonas acetoxidans DSM 684 encodes:
- the rpmF gene encoding 50S ribosomal protein L32 gives MAVPKKKTSKSRRDMRRAHDALTAPGVSVCPQCDEPKQPHRACPSCGFYKDRNVLDSED, from the coding sequence ATGGCAGTACCCAAGAAAAAGACGTCCAAGTCCAGACGTGATATGCGTCGTGCACACGATGCTCTCACCGCACCTGGTGTTTCCGTATGTCCTCAATGTGATGAACCCAAGCAGCCGCATCGTGCGTGCCCCAGCTGTGGTTTCTATAAAGATCGCAACGTTCTCGATTCTGAGGATTAA
- a CDS encoding FxsA family protein, with translation MFIRLLILFIVIPIVEIYVLLQAGEIIGLGPTVALVLLTGVAGAYLARTQGSETVRKIQLALERGEMPTEELLDGAMILAGGLTLLTPGFCTDLAGFCLLVPVTRNMIKQWVRHWLEKMSSQGNIRIYRG, from the coding sequence ATGTTTATAAGATTACTCATTTTATTTATAGTTATTCCAATTGTTGAAATTTACGTATTGCTGCAAGCTGGCGAAATCATCGGGCTTGGGCCAACTGTCGCTCTGGTTTTACTCACAGGAGTGGCGGGAGCCTACCTAGCACGAACACAGGGAAGTGAAACCGTGAGAAAAATTCAACTGGCGTTAGAACGCGGTGAAATGCCGACCGAGGAATTGTTGGATGGTGCCATGATTCTTGCAGGTGGATTGACCCTGCTCACACCCGGATTTTGTACGGATCTGGCAGGTTTTTGTCTTCTGGTTCCGGTTACGCGCAACATGATCAAACAATGGGTGAGACACTGGCTGGAAAAAATGTCTTCACAGGGAAATATTCGTATCTACCGGGGGTAA
- a CDS encoding beta-ketoacyl-ACP synthase III, whose amino-acid sequence MKKARIIGTGSYRPEKVLTNFDLEKMVDTNNEWITARTGIKERRIAADHEMTSDLAVNAARKALEMAETKPEEIDLVIVGTITGDYPWPSTACLVQDKLGAVNAAAWDVSAACSGFVYALASATQYLESGHSKKALVIGAEVLSRIIDWEDRNTCILFGDGAGAVVLEAQEGEQGVLSTHLHSDGSYWELLYQPGFGARHPASVSGIEQRLPFLRMAGNEVFKVAVRSLYDVAIEALDANQMTAKDVDLLFPHQANRRILDAVKKRLKLNDDQMYVNVDMCGNTSGASIPLALDEANRNGQLNEGDVLLFDAFGGGFTWGAALVRW is encoded by the coding sequence GTGAAAAAAGCACGTATTATCGGAACAGGCTCCTATCGGCCTGAAAAGGTTTTGACCAACTTTGATCTCGAAAAGATGGTTGATACCAATAACGAATGGATCACGGCTCGCACTGGTATCAAAGAGCGACGAATTGCTGCAGATCATGAAATGACTTCGGATCTGGCTGTGAATGCCGCGCGTAAAGCGTTGGAGATGGCAGAAACAAAACCCGAAGAGATTGATCTGGTTATTGTCGGCACGATTACCGGCGATTATCCCTGGCCTTCAACCGCATGTCTGGTTCAGGATAAGCTCGGTGCCGTTAATGCTGCGGCCTGGGATGTTTCAGCCGCCTGCAGCGGTTTTGTCTACGCTTTGGCATCCGCAACACAGTATCTTGAAAGCGGCCATTCCAAAAAAGCCCTGGTGATCGGTGCCGAAGTTCTCAGTCGTATTATTGATTGGGAAGACCGCAATACCTGTATCCTTTTTGGTGATGGTGCTGGTGCCGTTGTTCTTGAGGCTCAGGAAGGGGAGCAGGGCGTTCTGTCGACCCATCTGCATTCTGACGGCTCCTATTGGGAACTGCTTTATCAGCCTGGTTTTGGTGCCCGTCATCCAGCCAGCGTTTCCGGTATTGAACAGCGTCTGCCGTTCCTTCGCATGGCAGGGAATGAAGTCTTCAAGGTCGCTGTCCGCTCACTTTATGATGTTGCGATTGAAGCTCTTGATGCGAACCAGATGACGGCTAAAGATGTTGATCTGCTGTTTCCCCATCAAGCCAACCGTCGCATTCTTGATGCGGTGAAAAAGCGCCTGAAGCTCAACGATGACCAGATGTATGTGAACGTTGATATGTGTGGCAACACCTCCGGAGCATCCATTCCTCTGGCTCTTGATGAGGCGAATCGCAACGGACAGCTTAACGAAGGTGATGTTCTGCTTTTTGATGCTTTTGGTGGCGGCTTTACTTGGGGCGCGGCATTGGTGCGCTGGTAG
- a CDS encoding MazG nucleotide pyrophosphohydrolase domain-containing protein, translating into MSSARNCMFFNPLKKAVSIESNPLLSSKKTGTPKRKNTGLIRQSFPQKKGYKTMSDSRQKLATSLTNLNQTIKTLRAPGGCPWDRKQTPDTIKKHLLEEAYEVLDAIDHNISEDICSELGDLLMQIYFLADIYEEAGQFELFDVSEAIQAKLIRRHPHVFDDLPAMSEAQINQQWEAIKAEESKQRSQPAPPEHDMAPLPSLLATQKSIRKHNTIQPPSTQQAFAHIRQLEISTNRSTAETIIGKLLVYCVQLAEQHDIDAETCLRQQMIKQSNGSPPPPTEGGQDNY; encoded by the coding sequence ATGTCTTCTGCTCGTAATTGCATGTTTTTCAACCCGTTAAAGAAAGCGGTCAGTATAGAGTCTAACCCTCTTTTGTCAAGCAAAAAGACAGGGACTCCAAAGCGGAAAAATACTGGCCTTATTCGGCAATCCTTTCCCCAAAAAAAGGGATATAAAACCATGTCAGATTCACGGCAAAAACTCGCGACCTCCCTGACAAATCTCAACCAGACCATCAAAACACTACGTGCGCCCGGCGGATGCCCATGGGATAGAAAACAAACCCCTGACACCATCAAAAAACACCTTCTCGAAGAAGCCTATGAAGTCCTTGATGCCATCGACCACAACATCTCAGAAGATATCTGCAGCGAGCTCGGCGACCTCCTCATGCAGATCTATTTCCTTGCCGACATCTATGAGGAAGCGGGCCAGTTCGAGCTGTTCGACGTCAGCGAAGCAATCCAGGCAAAACTGATCCGGCGTCATCCACACGTTTTTGACGATCTGCCGGCAATGAGCGAAGCACAGATCAACCAACAATGGGAGGCCATCAAAGCTGAAGAGAGCAAGCAACGCAGCCAACCGGCTCCGCCAGAACACGACATGGCCCCACTACCGTCATTACTGGCAACGCAAAAAAGCATCAGAAAACACAACACCATCCAACCGCCATCAACCCAACAGGCTTTCGCTCACATCCGCCAACTGGAAATCAGCACAAACCGGTCGACAGCCGAAACAATCATCGGTAAGCTGCTTGTCTATTGCGTTCAACTAGCCGAGCAGCACGACATTGATGCCGAAACATGCCTGCGGCAACAAATGATCAAACAATCGAACGGCTCCCCACCACCCCCAACTGAGGGCGGACAGGACAATTATTAA
- a CDS encoding DUF177 domain-containing protein, protein MQLRAEDIKDHHSGLHIEQSVDQYPILAQLVKDGGYVFRTPVQVDVHVSVVGGVIELDGHIQVEVEIPCGRCLTPSVYSLSGDFHQSFVEELPNITGEDGEELELTAEEMGLELFDGEAIDLDDEVQQQVVLLLPAHPLCDEACKGLCVECGANLNEEPCECAEKKVSMHFAALKDFKVEK, encoded by the coding sequence ATGCAATTACGAGCAGAAGACATTAAAGACCATCACTCTGGTCTGCACATTGAACAATCGGTTGACCAATATCCTATCCTGGCACAGTTGGTCAAGGATGGTGGTTATGTTTTTCGTACCCCGGTGCAGGTTGATGTGCACGTCAGTGTTGTCGGTGGTGTGATCGAGTTGGACGGGCACATTCAGGTTGAAGTTGAGATCCCTTGTGGCCGTTGTTTGACTCCGTCGGTTTATTCACTCTCTGGCGACTTTCATCAGTCTTTTGTTGAGGAGCTTCCCAATATTACCGGTGAGGATGGTGAAGAGCTCGAGTTGACTGCTGAAGAGATGGGTCTCGAACTGTTCGATGGCGAAGCCATTGATTTGGATGATGAGGTTCAGCAACAGGTGGTGTTGTTGCTCCCGGCCCATCCTCTGTGTGATGAAGCCTGTAAAGGGTTGTGTGTGGAATGTGGCGCCAATCTGAATGAAGAGCCCTGTGAGTGTGCTGAGAAAAAAGTCAGTATGCACTTTGCAGCCCTTAAAGATTTTAAGGTTGAAAAATAA
- the plsX gene encoding phosphate acyltransferase PlsX, with translation MVIAVDAMGGDNAPAVEVEGAVAAARKWGMAIVLVGDKVRIGQALANHDVTGLDIRIHHASEIVTMDDSASDAVRKKKDSSIRVSFDLVKQGQAQAVVSAGNSGATMAAGMFVTKRINGIERPAIATIVPNLKGQSLVLDVGGNVDCKPVHLEHFAIMGHVYVRQIMGKAKPRVGLLSNGSEEKKGNELTRETHRLLKQLDLNYIGYVEGRDVYSGDVDVVVCDGFVGNVVLKVSEGLAEAIGTMLRQELKSRFWARIGYLLSRPAFQAFKKKIDYAEYGGAPLLGIRGTGIICHGGSNVKAMTNAIGQAADSVQKAVNDTLVEQLHELSNQPDAAAVVAVAGTK, from the coding sequence ATCGTGATTGCGGTTGACGCTATGGGTGGCGACAATGCTCCGGCTGTTGAAGTCGAGGGCGCTGTCGCTGCGGCTCGCAAATGGGGCATGGCGATTGTTCTGGTCGGCGATAAAGTGCGGATCGGGCAGGCATTGGCAAATCACGATGTGACGGGTCTGGATATCCGGATCCATCATGCCTCTGAAATTGTCACGATGGACGATTCCGCTTCCGATGCAGTTCGGAAGAAAAAGGATTCGTCTATTCGTGTTTCTTTCGACCTAGTGAAGCAGGGCCAAGCTCAAGCTGTGGTCAGTGCCGGCAATTCTGGCGCTACGATGGCTGCCGGGATGTTTGTTACTAAGCGCATCAACGGCATTGAGCGTCCGGCAATTGCGACCATTGTTCCCAATCTCAAGGGGCAGTCTCTGGTTCTTGATGTTGGTGGGAATGTCGATTGTAAACCTGTTCATTTAGAGCATTTCGCGATTATGGGTCATGTCTATGTTCGTCAGATCATGGGCAAAGCCAAACCTCGGGTGGGATTACTTTCCAATGGTTCCGAAGAGAAAAAAGGCAACGAACTGACGCGCGAAACGCATCGACTGCTCAAACAGCTTGATCTTAACTATATTGGTTACGTTGAGGGGCGTGACGTTTATAGTGGTGATGTTGATGTGGTTGTTTGTGACGGATTTGTCGGTAACGTGGTTTTGAAAGTCTCGGAAGGACTCGCCGAAGCCATCGGTACGATGTTGCGTCAGGAACTGAAATCGCGTTTCTGGGCACGCATCGGATATTTGCTGTCGCGTCCGGCATTTCAGGCGTTTAAGAAAAAAATCGATTATGCCGAGTATGGTGGTGCGCCGCTGTTGGGCATTCGTGGTACCGGGATTATTTGCCACGGTGGTTCCAATGTGAAAGCGATGACCAATGCCATTGGCCAGGCTGCTGACAGTGTTCAGAAGGCCGTCAATGATACGTTGGTCGAACAGCTTCATGAGCTGAGCAATCAACCAGACGCAGCTGCAGTGGTAGCAGTTGCCGGCACTAAGTAA
- a CDS encoding UvrD-helicase domain-containing protein — protein sequence MSTIDLVDAPARRLAVDPTRSCLVRAPAGSGKTELLIQRFLALLATVPRPDAILAITFTRKAAAEMRQRVLDALLAAQQPLPDQAGEHQRTTYRLATAVLQRNETLAWNLFDHPQQLQIQTIDSFNASLVARMPWLSRLGGLPAISDQPRQLYRQAVRQLLAASRTTDKLNRGLRQLQYHLDNRSDRLEELLVQLLERRDQWLRHLFGDQVRPRDELQQALEAVLAEHLAEAARAVPLACRDEVMALGRFAAEQLADEQRPISHLLQAECFPEADLEALPVWRGLAELLLTSEGQWRKACNKNIGFPAGKKDPFASMKQRMLELLKRVSDEDCQALAQVVSLPSGGYSDQQWQTLDALLDVLPALVAQLWWVFRHCAEVDFTEVALKARQALVDSGQPTEQLLALDRQIDHILVDEFQDTSWLQFDLLSTLVSGWQPDDGRTLFVVGDPMQSIYRFREAEVGLFLQAGQQGIGPVSLQSLQLSANFRSQQGIVDAINGWFPDIFPAQEDAGRGAVCYFPAQPVLNRGMGEAVSVYPDYHNNPDEEAAEVVELIKVLRDRHPAESIAVLVRSRTHLKSILPHLQKHAIGYMAQDIDVLTQCPVVSDLTALTKALLHGGDDLSWLTVLRAPWCGLTLDELIHFAPSKTTTVAQLATTEAVLSALPPASQQRVAAVIAIVVEYRRRRGRVPLRQLVESCWRDLDGPCYYGGQAVHDVEPFWALLDRLDYGGDLLAIEQLDESLQQLFATPVVSGESAVQVMTIHKAKGLEFDHVVLPSLGRKPRRSDHPLMRWLEHPTHGLLMAPITAPGDVADPIYGLLGQLEQRKEDYEVARLLYVALTRARRTLHLFGQAALARDGQAQPASGSLLATLWPAIGHHFVPDDSQTLQGDSEQDARRYGPPLLRRAEPLYAVQPKRAEADGVTPWRSGTIASHVGTLVHHWFERFALDPQAIENYHQVEQRSALIGRQVRLLGLAEHHIEPMVGRINQLIDTMLSSDRGRWILAPHPQGRNEYALSGELDGQFVNVVIDRTFIHETERWIIDYKTSVPGRLSMEEFYQQQAEIYADQLHRYAQLLGRLDPEHRCRCALYFPACDGWYELNFQE from the coding sequence ATGAGCACCATTGATCTTGTTGATGCTCCGGCACGACGTCTGGCCGTTGACCCAACCCGCTCCTGTCTGGTACGTGCTCCGGCCGGTTCCGGTAAAACTGAATTGTTGATCCAGCGTTTTCTGGCACTGCTGGCGACGGTGCCGCGCCCCGACGCCATTCTGGCCATCACCTTTACCCGCAAAGCCGCCGCAGAAATGCGTCAGCGGGTGCTCGATGCGTTGCTGGCTGCTCAGCAGCCGTTGCCCGATCAGGCCGGCGAGCATCAACGCACAACATATCGCTTGGCCACTGCCGTGTTGCAGCGCAATGAGACCCTGGCATGGAACCTGTTTGATCACCCGCAACAGCTGCAGATTCAGACCATTGACAGCTTTAACGCCAGTCTGGTTGCCCGCATGCCGTGGCTCAGCCGTCTCGGTGGTCTGCCGGCTATCAGTGACCAGCCGCGCCAGCTCTACCGCCAAGCTGTCCGTCAATTGCTTGCTGCTTCACGGACGACGGATAAGCTGAACCGCGGACTTCGTCAGTTGCAATATCATCTGGATAATCGTTCCGATCGGCTTGAAGAGTTGCTGGTTCAGTTGCTTGAACGCCGCGATCAATGGTTGCGCCATCTGTTCGGTGATCAGGTGCGCCCGCGTGACGAGCTGCAGCAGGCTCTTGAAGCTGTGTTGGCGGAGCACCTTGCTGAAGCGGCACGGGCTGTCCCATTGGCCTGTCGTGATGAAGTCATGGCTTTGGGGCGCTTCGCTGCAGAGCAATTGGCAGATGAGCAGCGCCCGATCTCTCATCTGCTGCAGGCTGAGTGTTTTCCCGAGGCGGATCTGGAGGCTTTGCCGGTGTGGCGCGGCCTGGCTGAATTGCTACTGACCTCTGAAGGGCAATGGCGCAAGGCCTGCAACAAAAATATTGGCTTCCCAGCTGGGAAAAAAGACCCTTTTGCGTCAATGAAACAGCGCATGCTGGAGCTTCTCAAGCGTGTGTCAGACGAAGATTGTCAAGCCCTGGCTCAGGTGGTGTCTTTGCCGAGTGGTGGCTATTCGGACCAACAGTGGCAGACGTTGGACGCTTTGTTGGATGTCCTGCCTGCTTTGGTGGCTCAGCTATGGTGGGTGTTTCGTCACTGTGCCGAAGTCGATTTTACAGAGGTTGCTCTCAAGGCCCGCCAGGCTTTGGTAGACAGTGGCCAGCCCACGGAACAGTTATTGGCTCTTGATCGCCAGATTGACCATATTTTGGTCGATGAGTTTCAGGATACCTCGTGGTTGCAATTTGACCTGCTGTCCACTCTGGTCAGCGGCTGGCAGCCCGATGATGGTCGTACGCTGTTTGTGGTCGGTGATCCCATGCAATCCATCTATCGCTTTCGTGAAGCTGAGGTTGGACTGTTTCTTCAGGCCGGGCAGCAAGGCATTGGTCCCGTTTCCTTGCAATCGCTTCAGCTCAGTGCCAACTTCCGTAGTCAGCAGGGGATTGTTGATGCGATCAATGGCTGGTTTCCGGATATTTTTCCCGCCCAGGAGGATGCCGGACGGGGAGCGGTATGTTATTTCCCGGCACAGCCGGTTCTGAATCGGGGAATGGGGGAGGCTGTCTCCGTTTATCCCGACTATCACAATAATCCTGATGAGGAAGCGGCTGAGGTGGTGGAGCTGATCAAGGTATTGCGTGACCGTCATCCCGCCGAGAGTATTGCCGTGCTGGTTCGGTCGCGCACTCATCTGAAAAGCATCCTGCCACACCTGCAAAAACACGCGATCGGCTACATGGCTCAGGATATCGATGTTCTGACTCAATGCCCGGTGGTTTCCGATTTAACGGCCTTGACCAAGGCCTTGCTGCATGGTGGTGATGATCTCAGTTGGCTCACGGTATTGCGCGCACCCTGGTGTGGTCTAACTCTTGATGAGTTGATCCACTTTGCGCCATCCAAAACAACCACCGTGGCGCAATTGGCGACGACGGAAGCTGTGCTCAGTGCGTTACCGCCTGCTTCGCAGCAGCGGGTGGCTGCCGTTATTGCCATTGTTGTCGAGTACCGTCGCCGCCGAGGTCGTGTGCCTTTACGGCAACTGGTTGAATCGTGTTGGCGGGATCTTGATGGCCCCTGCTACTATGGGGGACAGGCTGTTCATGATGTCGAGCCTTTCTGGGCTTTGCTTGATCGGCTCGATTACGGTGGCGATCTGTTGGCGATTGAACAGCTTGATGAGTCTCTTCAGCAGTTGTTTGCTACACCGGTTGTGTCCGGTGAGTCTGCGGTGCAGGTGATGACGATTCACAAGGCCAAAGGCTTGGAATTTGATCATGTCGTTCTGCCGAGTCTGGGGCGTAAACCGCGTCGTAGTGATCATCCGTTGATGCGTTGGCTGGAACATCCGACACATGGCCTGTTAATGGCACCGATTACGGCTCCTGGTGATGTCGCGGATCCGATTTATGGACTTCTTGGTCAGTTGGAGCAACGTAAAGAAGACTATGAAGTTGCTCGTCTGCTCTATGTGGCGCTGACTCGGGCGCGCCGAACGCTGCATCTGTTTGGTCAAGCTGCTCTCGCTCGTGACGGACAGGCGCAACCGGCGTCAGGTTCTTTGTTGGCAACCCTGTGGCCGGCTATTGGTCATCACTTCGTGCCTGATGACTCGCAGACCCTGCAGGGCGATAGTGAACAGGATGCCAGGCGCTACGGGCCACCGTTGCTTCGGCGTGCCGAACCTCTGTACGCAGTTCAGCCGAAAAGGGCTGAGGCCGATGGGGTGACGCCGTGGAGATCCGGCACGATTGCCAGCCATGTCGGGACGCTAGTGCACCACTGGTTTGAGCGTTTTGCCCTGGATCCGCAGGCGATTGAAAACTATCATCAGGTCGAACAGCGCTCTGCTTTGATTGGTCGACAAGTTCGTCTGCTCGGTCTTGCTGAACACCATATAGAGCCGATGGTCGGCCGCATCAATCAGCTGATTGATACGATGCTGTCCAGTGATCGGGGGCGCTGGATTCTTGCTCCCCATCCACAGGGGCGTAATGAGTATGCCCTGAGTGGAGAGCTTGATGGCCAATTCGTCAATGTGGTTATAGACCGCACCTTTATTCACGAAACAGAGCGTTGGATTATTGATTACAAAACATCGGTTCCCGGTCGCTTGTCCATGGAGGAGTTCTATCAACAGCAGGCGGAAATATATGCGGATCAGCTTCACCGTTATGCTCAATTGCTCGGGCGTCTTGATCCGGAGCACCGCTGTCGTTGTGCCTTGTATTTTCCAGCCTGCGATGGCTGGTATGAACTGAATTTTCAGGAGTGA
- the fabD gene encoding ACP S-malonyltransferase: protein MMLAFIFPGQGAQHAGMGKELSENFSVAREVFEEANDALGFDLAKMCYEGPEEDLKLTANTQPAILTMSVAALRVLQQESDLQADFVAGHSLGEYSALVASGGMTFADAVCTVRQRGTFMQQAVPVGEGAMAAVLGVDGETLEKICAEAAGDQIVSPANFNSPGQIVIAGHTAAVERAIELAKENGAKKAMPLPVSAPFHCALMKPAGEQLAGVLDAVTLSALAIPVVTNVEASANSDMARVKSLLVSQVSAPVRWDESVRYMVEQGVERFIEIGPGKVLCGLIKRIERRMPVANVENLASLKAL from the coding sequence ATGATGCTAGCATTTATTTTTCCCGGTCAGGGAGCTCAACACGCTGGAATGGGTAAGGAATTGAGTGAAAACTTTTCCGTTGCCCGTGAGGTGTTTGAGGAAGCCAATGACGCACTGGGTTTCGATCTGGCTAAAATGTGTTATGAAGGACCGGAAGAGGATCTGAAATTGACGGCTAATACGCAGCCGGCGATTTTAACCATGAGTGTTGCAGCGTTACGTGTGTTGCAGCAGGAGAGTGATCTGCAGGCTGATTTTGTTGCTGGGCATTCACTTGGCGAATATTCGGCTCTGGTTGCATCGGGCGGCATGACGTTTGCCGATGCCGTTTGTACTGTGCGGCAACGTGGAACATTTATGCAACAGGCTGTTCCTGTCGGCGAAGGTGCCATGGCTGCGGTTTTGGGTGTCGATGGCGAAACCCTGGAAAAAATCTGTGCTGAAGCTGCGGGTGACCAGATTGTGTCGCCGGCGAATTTTAACAGCCCTGGACAGATTGTTATCGCCGGTCATACGGCAGCTGTTGAACGGGCCATTGAACTGGCCAAGGAGAACGGCGCTAAAAAGGCCATGCCACTGCCGGTCAGTGCACCGTTCCATTGCGCGTTGATGAAACCGGCTGGTGAGCAACTCGCTGGTGTTCTTGATGCGGTAACACTGTCGGCTCTGGCGATTCCAGTGGTCACAAATGTTGAAGCCTCGGCCAATAGTGATATGGCGCGTGTCAAGTCGTTGCTGGTCTCTCAAGTGAGTGCTCCGGTGCGCTGGGACGAATCTGTACGCTATATGGTTGAGCAGGGTGTTGAGCGTTTCATCGAGATTGGTCCGGGCAAAGTGTTGTGTGGTCTGATCAAGCGTATTGAGCGCCGCATGCCTGTGGCTAATGTTGAAAACTTGGCGTCCCTTAAGGCGCTGTAG
- a CDS encoding class I SAM-dependent methyltransferase yields the protein MAEKKDFNRVAIQWDDKPRRVQLAIGVAEGIRQAVPLNETMTALDFGCGTGLVTFNLVDSLKHVLAVDSAEKMLEVTLEKAREQGVDQKIETQLSHDHFPDNIEQMFDVIYSSMVMHHVPDVAALVRSMIQHLAPGGYVALADLDVEEGTFHDDPTGVFHHGIDRHWLVNYLKDQGLCDVRADTVHTIVKQREGKEETFTVFLVSGRLRTS from the coding sequence ATGGCAGAGAAAAAAGATTTTAATCGTGTTGCAATTCAGTGGGATGACAAACCGCGCCGGGTGCAGTTGGCCATTGGTGTTGCTGAGGGGATTCGACAGGCTGTCCCGCTGAACGAGACCATGACTGCCCTTGATTTTGGCTGTGGTACGGGACTGGTGACCTTTAATCTGGTTGACTCACTCAAGCACGTCCTCGCAGTGGACAGCGCGGAGAAGATGCTGGAAGTCACTCTTGAAAAAGCGCGTGAGCAAGGGGTTGACCAGAAAATCGAAACGCAATTGAGCCATGATCATTTCCCTGACAACATTGAGCAGATGTTTGATGTGATTTACAGTTCAATGGTGATGCACCATGTTCCCGATGTTGCGGCACTGGTCAGGTCGATGATACAGCATCTGGCTCCTGGGGGGTATGTGGCCTTGGCTGATCTCGATGTGGAAGAGGGGACTTTTCACGATGATCCGACCGGCGTGTTTCATCACGGGATTGACAGACACTGGCTGGTCAACTATCTGAAGGATCAAGGTCTGTGTGATGTTCGGGCCGATACAGTGCATACCATTGTTAAGCAGCGTGAGGGCAAGGAGGAGACCTTTACGGTGTTTCTGGTGAGTGGTCGTCTGCGGACATCGTAA